A genomic region of Leptotrichia massiliensis contains the following coding sequences:
- the hrcA gene encoding heat-inducible transcriptional repressor HrcA, with product MNDREQLILKAIIKHYLEFGESVGSRTLEKKYNIGVSSATIRNTMADLEDKGLIVKTHTSSGRIPTSEGYKLYVDELLKIRDISQEEKTKVMQAYNKRMNQIDMIFEETSRLLSKISQYAGVVLEPAFTQEGVKKVKLVHINETTVLAVVIMNSSLTKNLNIFLENPVTENEVEAINSFLNEKIANSEYFTLSDLKDFFTNTNLFMQSDFQDNMISDEGKLFFEGGTNLIENNASDVMNLINRVKLFNNPNDLRNVFAQFLQMEEFKDREVNVIFGEDLNIAGLEDFSFVFSVYTLNNAKGIIGVIGPKRMEYSKTVGLVEYVAEEVNQLLNQKNK from the coding sequence ATGAATGATAGGGAGCAATTGATTTTAAAGGCTATTATCAAGCATTATCTGGAATTTGGTGAAAGTGTAGGATCACGGACGCTGGAGAAAAAGTATAACATTGGAGTGTCGTCAGCGACTATCCGAAATACAATGGCAGATTTGGAAGATAAGGGCCTAATTGTAAAAACACATACATCTTCTGGACGTATTCCGACAAGTGAAGGATATAAGCTGTATGTCGATGAGCTTTTGAAAATTAGAGATATTTCTCAGGAAGAAAAGACGAAAGTCATGCAGGCGTACAATAAGAGGATGAATCAGATTGACATGATATTTGAGGAAACATCTAGATTATTGTCAAAAATTAGTCAATATGCCGGGGTTGTATTAGAGCCGGCGTTTACGCAGGAAGGTGTAAAAAAGGTAAAATTGGTACATATTAATGAAACGACTGTACTTGCTGTAGTTATAATGAATTCTTCCCTTACAAAAAATTTAAATATCTTTCTGGAAAATCCTGTAACTGAAAATGAAGTGGAAGCAATAAATAGTTTTTTAAATGAAAAAATTGCGAACAGTGAGTATTTTACATTATCTGACTTAAAGGATTTTTTCACGAATACAAATTTATTTATGCAAAGCGATTTTCAGGATAATATGATTTCCGATGAAGGAAAATTATTTTTTGAAGGTGGAACGAATCTTATTGAAAATAACGCATCTGATGTAATGAACCTTATAAATCGAGTAAAACTGTTTAATAATCCAAATGATTTACGAAATGTATTTGCCCAGTTTTTACAGATGGAGGAATTTAAGGATAGGGAAGTTAATGTAATTTTCGGAGAAGATTTGAACATTGCAGGGCTTGAGGATTTCTCGTTTGTATTCTCAGTTTATACGCTTAATAACGCGAAGGGGATTATTGGTGTGATTGGACCAAAACGGATGGAATACTCAAAAACGGTTGGACTCGTTGAATATGTAGCAGAAGAAGTGAATCAGTTATTAAATCAAAAAAATAAATAA
- a CDS encoding N-acetylmuramoyl-L-alanine amidase, producing the protein MKLLFKLAILLSSLTGLMSAAEKVCIDPGHQAKGNMQTEEIAPGSSKRKPKVAYGTKGVSSKKTEYQLTLEVGLKLRDALKAKGYSVFMVRETNNVNISNKERALMTNKAGCSVYLRLHADAGGSSARGATVLTSSAKNPHTRSVQKSSDRFSRAILSEYTKATGFKSRGVAYRDDLTGTNWSTVTNTLLEMGFMTNPEEDRKMASPDFQNVMVKGIVNGIDKYFRER; encoded by the coding sequence ATGAAACTGTTATTTAAATTGGCTATTTTGCTAAGTAGTCTAACAGGATTAATGAGTGCGGCTGAAAAAGTGTGTATTGATCCAGGGCATCAAGCTAAAGGGAATATGCAAACAGAAGAAATAGCACCAGGCTCAAGCAAAAGAAAACCGAAAGTAGCTTATGGAACAAAAGGTGTTTCTAGTAAAAAAACCGAGTATCAATTAACATTAGAAGTGGGATTAAAATTAAGAGATGCTTTGAAGGCTAAAGGATATTCAGTATTTATGGTAAGAGAGACAAATAATGTAAATATAAGTAATAAGGAAAGAGCCTTGATGACAAATAAGGCAGGTTGCTCAGTATACTTGAGATTGCACGCAGATGCAGGGGGAAGCAGTGCTAGAGGTGCAACTGTGCTTACATCATCAGCTAAAAATCCACATACAAGAAGTGTACAAAAGTCAAGCGATAGATTTTCAAGAGCTATTTTGTCAGAATATACAAAAGCAACTGGATTTAAAAGTCGAGGAGTTGCCTATAGAGATGATTTAACAGGAACAAATTGGTCAACAGTTACAAATACATTACTAGAAATGGGATTTATGACAAATCCTGAAGAAGATAGAAAAATGGCTTCTCCAGATTTTCAAAATGTAATGGTAAAAGGAATTGTGAATGGAATTGATAAATATTTCAGAGAAAGATAG
- a CDS encoding lysozyme inhibitor LprI family protein, whose product MNKKTTLIIVCTAIFTFFLGGAFLIYSSYIKTQELQAKVKLEQEKTKQEMIKNQNEQQQMAQVTTSQETSTSVVAKKSRNYEAELMSRMSSVQDTGFDGSDSQMYYQAEAAYQAWDKELNKVYKLLMSELPDSQKTKLRNEERAWLKGMVNKTKKIIYEECGEEGENGCGSIVQLRKIGTKMDMVKARTIELARMYDELHGN is encoded by the coding sequence ATGAATAAAAAGACGACTTTAATTATTGTATGTACTGCAATATTTACATTTTTTCTAGGAGGGGCGTTTTTAATATATAGTTCGTATATTAAAACACAGGAATTACAGGCAAAAGTTAAATTAGAACAGGAAAAGACAAAACAGGAAATGATAAAAAATCAGAATGAACAGCAGCAAATGGCACAAGTAACAACTTCACAAGAAACATCTACATCAGTAGTTGCTAAGAAAAGTAGAAATTATGAGGCTGAATTGATGAGTAGAATGAGTTCAGTTCAAGATACAGGATTCGATGGTTCTGATAGTCAAATGTATTATCAAGCTGAAGCGGCGTATCAAGCATGGGATAAAGAATTGAATAAAGTTTATAAACTTCTTATGTCAGAGTTGCCAGACAGTCAAAAAACAAAATTACGAAATGAGGAAAGAGCTTGGTTAAAAGGAATGGTTAATAAAACAAAAAAAATAATATATGAAGAATGTGGAGAAGAAGGGGAAAATGGATGTGGAAGTATAGTTCAGTTAAGAAAAATTGGAACAAAAATGGATATGGTAAAAGCTCGAACAATAGAACTTGCTAGAATGTATGATGAATTACATGGTAATTAA